The Deltaproteobacteria bacterium sequence GTTCTGGCTCTTCTTCCCGATGAAGTTTCAGGCGGAGATGGCCTTTTTGCTGACGTTGATTTTGTTTCTCCATGTCGTTGGTGCGCTGGTGTTCATCCCCTCGACGGTGTCACTCCTCAAGCCGCGCTTTGCGACCGTGAGCGTAGCCGCCGAGACGCAGCTTCCAGTTCATACGTTCTGAGAAAAATGATCACGCAACGCTGAATAGACACTCTCCGGGGTGTCGCACACCCAGCGCGCCCCGGCGGCAATCAACTCTGCTCGGCTTCCATAGCCATACGTCACGCCGAGCGCGGGGATGCCGTGCGCCGCAGCGCCGCGCATGTCATGTTCACGGTCGCCGACCATCACGATATACGTGGGCGACACTGGCTCGCTGGCAAGTACGTGGGCAATGAGGTCGGCTTTGTCGGTCAAGCGACCGTCTAGCTTGCTGCCATAGATTGCACGGAAGTACGCCGACAGTCCGAAATGGGTAACGATGCGAGACGCATAGACCACCGGCTTCGAAGTCACGACATACGCGGCCCATCCCCGCTGTGCGATGGCCTCTAACAACTGTGGAATCCCAGGATAGACAGCATTCTCGAACAACCCAATGGTGCCGAAACGCTCGCGATAGAGCCGCACGGCTTCTTCTACCTTCGCCTCGTGTCCAAGCAGATCGGCGAACGATTCGCGCAAAGGTGGGCCGATGTATTTGCGCAGGGATGCGGACGGAGGCACAGCCCGCCCTAGTTGCTGGAGTGCGTATTGTATCGACCGCACGATCCCGTCTTGCGGGTCGGTCAGCGTGCCGTCCAGGTCGAAAAACACGCACGGTTGCACTCTCGGCGTAGTTGTCATTGTACGGATTGTCGAGCGCCGTTGCGCAGCAGTGGCAGTGCGAGGGTCTGTGTGGCTGCCGTGCGGACTTCTACTGCTTCGTTTTTCTCCGCTAGTTCTTGCAGAAGGTTGCGCAGCTCGTCAGGAGCGCGGGAGAAGCGATAGGCATTGGCAAAACACGCCACCGCCGCATAGCGGTTGCCTTGTCGAGCGTAGGTCTGCGCGAGCTTGATCCACGTCGCTTCTCGCCCTGGGGCCAGGAGCAACGTCCGAAAAAGCGTGCGTTGCGCCTGCGCCAGTTCTCCGTTGCTGAGGTAGGCTTGTCCCAGATGGTCGAGGACCTCGGCGTCGTCCACGACCAAGCGATGCGCCTCGTGAAACGCTTGTATGGCCTCGCCGACCTGCCCTTCTCGCAGCGCATCCAATCCTTTGGCCTTCTGCACTTGCGCTTGTTCCTGTTTCTGCGAGTCCACGGGATATTGGAGCGGTAAGTCTTCGAGGTGCCTTTTTGCCGTTTCGATTAACTGTCCCTGTGAAACCCCGCCGTCCGTGCCGGCATGGGAAATCATGTCGAGGAGGTATTGTTGTGCAAGAGTTTCCAGCGCACTCAGTGGAGTGTCGGCAGGAGAGAAGACGGAGGCTGTCTCTTGCACTCGCGCGGTCTTTGTCTCGCTTGGA is a genomic window containing:
- a CDS encoding HAD family hydrolase, which codes for MTTTPRVQPCVFFDLDGTLTDPQDGIVRSIQYALQQLGRAVPPSASLRKYIGPPLRESFADLLGHEAKVEEAVRLYRERFGTIGLFENAVYPGIPQLLEAIAQRGWAAYVVTSKPVVYASRIVTHFGLSAYFRAIYGSKLDGRLTDKADLIAHVLASEPVSPTYIVMVGDREHDMRGAAAHGIPALGVTYGYGSRAELIAAGARWVCDTPESVYSALRDHFSQNV